In one Candidatus Nanopelagicus limnes genomic region, the following are encoded:
- the typA gene encoding translational GTPase TypA, with the protein MSKKQAHLKDLPIKKRDNLRNVAIIAHVDHGKTTLVDAMLWQSGAFAAHKKQDEGQDRMMDSMDLEREKGITILAKNTAVKRGETIVNIIDTPGHADFGGEVERGLEMVDGVILLVDASEGPLPQTRFVLRKALQKNLPVILVINKVDRPDSRIAEVVDEAYALFLDLDANEDQIEFPIVYASAKAGKASLDRPADGGMPNKENLDVLFDTIFSSIPAPEYHEGAPLQAHVTNLDSSPFLGRLALCRVREGVIKKGQSVTWIKTDGSTERVKVSELLITEALERVPAMEAHPGDIIAVAGIETITLGETLADLENPHALPLITVDEPSISMTIGINTSPLAGKSGNKLTARQVKGRLDAELVGNVSLRVLNTDRPDTWEVQGRGELQLAVLVEIMKREGFELTVGKPQVVTKIVDGKIHEPMERLSIDAPEEYLGVITQLMALRKGRMEQMVNHGTSWIRLDYRVPSRGLIGFRTEFLTETRGTGLLHHVFDGYEAWHGELRTRSTGSLVSDRMGSVTSYALYGTQDRGSIFVEPGDEVYEGMVIGENSRSEDMDVNCVREKKLTNMRASGTDESERLIPAKKLNMEGALEFCREDECVEVTPAVVRIRKVILDGSTRARITSKNKRANENS; encoded by the coding sequence AGATCATGGCAAGACAACTTTAGTTGATGCCATGCTTTGGCAATCTGGTGCGTTCGCAGCCCATAAGAAACAAGATGAAGGCCAAGATCGCATGATGGATTCCATGGATCTAGAGCGCGAAAAGGGAATTACCATTTTGGCAAAAAACACCGCGGTAAAGCGGGGAGAAACAATTGTAAATATCATCGATACGCCAGGCCACGCAGATTTTGGTGGTGAGGTAGAGCGCGGCTTAGAGATGGTCGATGGCGTAATTTTATTAGTGGATGCCTCCGAAGGCCCACTGCCACAAACACGATTTGTACTTCGCAAAGCATTACAAAAAAATCTTCCAGTAATTTTAGTAATTAATAAAGTAGACCGACCAGATTCACGAATTGCTGAAGTTGTTGATGAGGCTTACGCACTCTTCTTAGATTTAGATGCCAATGAAGACCAAATTGAGTTTCCAATTGTTTACGCATCAGCTAAGGCTGGCAAAGCTTCCCTTGATCGCCCAGCAGATGGTGGCATGCCAAATAAAGAAAACTTAGATGTTTTATTTGACACTATATTCTCATCCATTCCAGCTCCGGAATACCATGAGGGTGCACCACTACAAGCACATGTTACAAACTTAGATTCATCTCCATTCTTAGGCCGGCTAGCTCTTTGTCGAGTAAGAGAAGGAGTTATTAAGAAGGGTCAATCAGTTACTTGGATTAAAACTGATGGCTCAACTGAGCGAGTTAAAGTTTCAGAGCTTTTAATTACTGAAGCATTAGAGCGTGTGCCAGCAATGGAGGCCCATCCAGGAGACATTATTGCGGTAGCAGGAATTGAAACTATTACCTTAGGTGAAACTTTGGCTGATCTAGAAAATCCTCACGCACTGCCATTAATCACAGTTGATGAGCCAAGTATTTCGATGACTATTGGTATTAATACCTCACCTCTTGCTGGCAAGAGTGGAAATAAGTTAACTGCACGCCAAGTTAAGGGTCGACTTGATGCTGAGTTGGTAGGAAATGTTTCACTTCGCGTTCTAAACACCGATCGCCCAGATACCTGGGAGGTGCAGGGACGTGGTGAATTACAACTTGCAGTATTAGTTGAAATTATGAAACGTGAAGGATTTGAATTAACAGTTGGCAAACCTCAAGTTGTTACCAAGATTGTTGATGGCAAAATACATGAGCCGATGGAGCGCTTATCTATTGACGCGCCAGAGGAGTACTTAGGTGTGATTACCCAGTTAATGGCCCTTCGCAAGGGTCGAATGGAGCAGATGGTTAACCATGGCACCAGTTGGATCAGACTTGATTACCGAGTTCCATCCCGTGGCTTAATTGGTTTTAGAACTGAGTTCTTAACTGAGACTCGTGGAACTGGATTACTTCACCATGTATTTGATGGTTATGAAGCTTGGCATGGTGAACTTCGCACTCGCTCAACTGGTTCATTAGTTTCAGATCGAATGGGATCAGTTACTAGCTACGCACTTTATGGCACACAAGATCGTGGATCAATATTTGTTGAACCAGGCGATGAAGTTTATGAAGGAATGGTTATTGGTGAGAACTCACGAAGTGAAGATATGGATGTTAACTGCGTAAGAGAGAAAAAGTTAACAAATATGCGAGCATCTGGTACAGATGAATCAGAGCGATTAATTCCAGCAAAGAAATTAAATATGGAAGGTGCTCTTGAATTTTGTCGTGAGGATGAGTGCGTTGAGGTAACCCCAGCGGTAGTTCGAATTCGCAAGGTTATTTTGGATGGATCAACTCGGGCTCGAATTACTTCAAAAAATAAGCGAGCAAACGAGAACTCTTAA
- a CDS encoding ATP-dependent helicase: MASAKNSIELNLVRAGANQAKIAKHELTSEQLQVINHRSSQLLVLGAAGSGKTSTLIAAISNRISQGFDPNSILAITYGRDAASKLRDQIASANPALHTVAEPIARTFHSLAFMILNDPINLEGSNEKKYVLLSGAEQDAQIRQLLALDAANPSQTLWPADLSAALTTRGFAKELREFISRATERGSSPQELITFAKKYEQKYWPAICQFWEKYKSAMALRDGTTTHSFNRVDPSELIILAAEKLESNQRLLDKYRKMFQVIYVDEFQESDRAQRKLLKLLSNQELVIFADPQSAVGRFRGADPENLLADLEQFGIKNKITLQSKLRSNPAQQTVLLSSVSEEANFIAHQFRSAHLINGTPWSQMAVIVRSPGAQIAALQRAFAMNSIPVEIDASALSLADNPAIRPIITIAQIALGQLKLTTSNWDQIEELLKSEFAGADAISIRQMRIALTRAQSGDQVKSSTELILDCLTSPSADLPWEQLTSLKRINDLIKVAKKSLSTSSDISDLLWSIWSNSKNYEGEVISQIWQQTALVGGVRGGIADQNLDAVITLFEVARRFSERLPGAKPSLFIDQLLGEKILSDSITATAQRGEVVQVMTVHSAKGLEWQYVVLAGMQEGSWPNLKQRGSLLGSERLVEIFRHGISNAEQLDAISAAGLAEDEKRLLNVALTRASKQVFITAVAHEDNQPSRYFEKLAPDDIQVSQTQRSITQPALVAALRRMASFASDEDSKFAAKALKTLANNGVRAADPKNWVGITPPSTELPVIGENEQLRISPSSLESFTECGLKWMLEQSGGKDADSTAQVLGSAIHVIAAQLKDQPSLTLDQLEAKLKGAWSLIDMNKGWIKDYEYRRAALMLQKFYGWHLSNKNELIGVEEKFEFKLGNAVVSGSIDRVELTSEGQYYIVDLKTGATPISFEDAQSNKQLQSYQLAVVNDGFKNKLEHQEVAGAQLIFVGDHKGKEAKPRPQDQVDVKAVTAEISEIATGMSDKSFVAIINDRCRSCAVKSSCPIQQAGKSVIDL; encoded by the coding sequence GTGGCCAGCGCAAAAAATAGCATCGAGTTAAATCTAGTTAGAGCTGGTGCAAATCAGGCCAAGATTGCAAAGCATGAATTAACCAGTGAACAACTTCAAGTTATAAATCATCGCAGCTCACAGTTATTAGTTCTAGGTGCGGCAGGATCTGGTAAAACAAGCACATTAATTGCTGCGATTTCAAATCGAATTTCACAAGGTTTTGATCCAAACTCAATATTGGCTATTACTTATGGCCGAGATGCTGCCAGTAAATTACGAGATCAAATCGCTTCCGCAAATCCGGCCTTACACACAGTGGCTGAGCCAATTGCAAGAACCTTTCACTCCTTGGCATTTATGATTTTAAATGATCCAATTAATTTGGAAGGTTCTAATGAGAAAAAATATGTTCTACTTTCAGGGGCCGAGCAAGATGCCCAGATCAGACAATTATTAGCGCTGGACGCAGCTAATCCATCACAAACCTTATGGCCAGCTGATTTAAGTGCAGCCCTTACTACCAGAGGTTTTGCCAAAGAGCTTCGCGAATTTATTAGCCGAGCTACCGAAAGAGGCAGCTCACCGCAGGAGTTAATTACATTTGCTAAAAAATATGAGCAAAAGTACTGGCCTGCGATCTGTCAGTTTTGGGAAAAGTATAAAAGCGCCATGGCCTTGCGCGATGGCACTACAACCCACTCATTTAACCGAGTTGACCCAAGTGAATTAATTATTTTAGCTGCAGAAAAACTTGAGAGTAATCAGAGATTACTTGATAAGTACCGAAAAATGTTTCAAGTTATATATGTCGATGAGTTTCAAGAGTCAGATCGGGCGCAGCGAAAGTTATTAAAACTTCTTAGTAATCAAGAGTTAGTGATCTTTGCTGATCCACAAAGTGCGGTGGGTAGATTTAGAGGAGCAGATCCAGAGAATTTACTGGCAGATTTAGAGCAATTTGGGATAAAGAACAAGATAACTCTGCAAAGTAAATTACGCAGTAATCCTGCCCAACAAACTGTGCTGCTAAGTAGTGTCAGTGAAGAGGCAAACTTTATTGCTCATCAATTTAGATCTGCTCATTTAATTAATGGCACACCTTGGTCGCAGATGGCGGTAATTGTTAGATCCCCGGGAGCGCAAATAGCTGCATTACAACGAGCATTTGCCATGAACTCAATTCCAGTTGAAATCGATGCCAGCGCACTTTCCCTAGCTGATAACCCAGCAATTCGGCCAATAATCACCATCGCACAAATTGCACTAGGCCAACTAAAACTCACCACAAGCAACTGGGATCAAATTGAAGAGTTATTAAAGAGTGAGTTTGCCGGCGCAGATGCAATATCAATTAGGCAGATGCGAATTGCATTAACAAGAGCACAAAGTGGTGATCAAGTGAAAAGCTCAACTGAATTAATTTTAGATTGCTTGACCTCACCGAGTGCTGATCTGCCCTGGGAGCAACTGACTAGCCTTAAGCGAATTAATGATTTGATTAAAGTAGCAAAAAAGAGTTTGAGCACTTCATCTGATATTTCAGATTTATTGTGGAGTATTTGGAGTAATAGCAAAAATTATGAAGGTGAAGTGATTTCACAAATCTGGCAGCAAACAGCGCTGGTAGGTGGCGTTCGAGGTGGGATTGCTGATCAAAATCTAGATGCGGTAATTACTTTATTTGAAGTTGCAAGGCGTTTTAGTGAGCGCCTACCTGGTGCTAAACCTTCTCTTTTTATTGATCAACTTCTTGGAGAAAAAATTCTCTCTGACAGCATTACCGCCACCGCACAGCGCGGTGAGGTTGTGCAGGTAATGACAGTGCATTCAGCAAAAGGTTTAGAGTGGCAATATGTGGTCCTTGCTGGAATGCAAGAGGGCAGTTGGCCAAATTTAAAGCAACGCGGATCATTACTTGGCTCTGAGCGATTAGTTGAAATATTTAGACATGGCATCAGCAACGCTGAACAATTAGATGCGATCTCAGCTGCTGGGTTAGCAGAGGATGAGAAAAGATTATTAAATGTTGCATTAACTAGAGCTAGCAAGCAGGTATTTATCACTGCAGTTGCTCATGAAGATAATCAACCATCAAGATACTTTGAAAAGTTAGCACCGGATGATATTCAAGTAAGCCAAACTCAAAGATCTATTACTCAACCTGCATTAGTTGCAGCGCTGCGCCGGATGGCAAGTTTTGCCAGTGATGAAGATTCAAAGTTTGCAGCAAAAGCTCTTAAAACACTGGCCAATAATGGGGTTAGAGCAGCGGATCCGAAAAATTGGGTTGGCATTACACCGCCATCAACAGAGCTGCCAGTTATTGGCGAAAATGAACAATTAAGAATTTCACCAAGCTCACTTGAATCATTTACTGAGTGTGGGCTTAAGTGGATGTTAGAACAAAGTGGTGGCAAAGATGCAGATTCAACTGCTCAAGTACTTGGCTCTGCGATCCATGTAATTGCTGCGCAATTAAAGGATCAACCATCTCTTACCTTAGATCAGCTAGAAGCGAAGTTAAAAGGTGCTTGGTCGTTAATTGATATGAACAAGGGCTGGATAAAAGATTATGAATACCGCAGAGCAGCGCTGATGTTGCAAAAATTCTATGGTTGGCATTTGAGTAATAAAAATGAGTTAATCGGTGTTGAGGAAAAGTTTGAGTTTAAGTTAGGAAATGCAGTTGTCTCTGGCTCAATTGATCGAGTGGAGTTAACAAGTGAAGGACAGTATTACATTGTTGATTTAAAAACTGGGGCTACGCCAATTTCCTTTGAAGACGCCCAAAGTAACAAGCAATTACAAAGCTACCAATTAGCGGTGGTCAATGACGGCTTTAAGAATAAGTTAGAGCATCAAGAGGTGGCTGGCGCGCAACTAATTTTCGTAGGAGATCATAAAGGCAAGGAAGCAAAGCCACGCCCGCAAGATCAAGTTGATGTTAAAGCGGTAACTGCGGAGATTTCAGAAATTGCTACCGGGATGAGTGATAAGAGTTTTGTTGCAATTATTAATGATCGCTGCCGAAGCTGCGCAGTTAAATCATCTTGTCCGATACAGCAAGCAGGTAAGTCGGTGATTGATTTATGA